A DNA window from Plasmodium vinckei vinckei genome assembly, chromosome: PVVCY_10 contains the following coding sequences:
- a CDS encoding exportin-7, putative produces the protein MSEAELQQLQVLCEAMYCGNKEEQNQAHTILLPLVSNVGNVSKLKNILGSTTHMHTLIFTTSGLLQLITNEWNKIENNEKEELKEFVISYLYNKGVELLNLSSNILGNFVRLYVRIVKLSWLENTNYALITKQVEYFLNSVTSHWIIGLYIYAALIEDMHPQCGVNSAKSRRCAISFRDYVLKDIFKVGIETLEEFVKGSIRIELRVEENRLLMKVLELIYNSLSFDFMGTMINDESSDENISLMIPQSWDIFNEKNIPKLFFDMYEICMSEVDDIRNCCGKYCIRSLILLGSLRKTFFSNEKQKVRYMNEFLGGINKIIEKKIGLHDEDCFHELCRLIGKIDTSIRLQELSTYSNFLSWCNNIYLFTMDGMKNWKYLCNSKHYLLGIWSNMLNIIPPKVIKEINSKTDEKELLNDVMNNKNFFIKKNNNSISNSFNTNNDIDNKYLIICDYIYNITIVFINSRLELAKYICETGDSCEMENPLYNDVLRSEQLELISNLCKLQYNFIGGKILSIFYELKNNHENNLINKSVFIEQTTWLVFIISSIISTSAISNMKFANSDNFKINSELCFLVFSLMEQTNKSSEVFEYLEFAYLNCLELFKKVYINGKKNNNFLKEMRSIASRIVSASGNNNAITNSSNNNVNASGNNFSGSSLIASKNDEENNDPLIDLIISKILFNLNNRLDYDQIIKRSLDLFHDLVSGMNIVCLEDKTPKLIVFARLLLKNEKILKLLHSRDTKFLEVSKYYKYRTNYYLILTKLLFMEQNTNSLSFEEYISPINNLLECIKREININGKDIILKNNAIKLSFIGALRDLRGICMACNNVETYNMFFNFFINSHPLEDNKMNILTSLVEVIWDTYEICVPFLKFMCEFVYNKSQRITFPKSSPNGILLFKVVSNILIIISNNLLQKDKFCDIYKEKYKIISLLLNMFNNCLNGDFVNFAIFDLYNDDILNNSLNLALNMCLVIPTNDLLSYIKHLKPYFSFLDLVTKNFFQRILNLEFRLIADIIHNVKEGLCSFDYTVSMTCCSILDNIVTYIFTNRKSSSEQGQIIKNFLENQPQALKEVLNLMFHLILGGNFGSTWSMSQPLLGLILLDAQGYFKIQEQLISQQSEEKKQKLRHSFCKLMDHIDSNLASNNRENFTRNLYTFAQEIRNILI, from the exons atgaGCGAGGCGGAGTTGCAGCAGCTTCAAGTTCTTTGTGAAGCTATGTATTg tgGTAACAAAGAAGAACAAAATCAGGCACATACAATTTTACTACCATTAGTGAGCAATGTAGGAAATGTTAGCAAactgaaaaatatattagggAGCACAACACATATGCACACATTAATATTTACGACATCTGGTTTACTCCAATTAATAACAAACGAATGGAATAAAATTGAGAATAATGAGAAAgaagaattaaaagaatttgtaatatcatatttatataataaagggGTTGAGTTATTAAATCTGTCATCTAATATATTAGGCAATTTTGTTCGATTATATGTACGTATAGTTAAATTATCATGGCTAGAAAATACAAACTATGCATTAATAACAAAACAAgtagaatattttttaaattcagTAACAAGCCATTGGATTATaggtttatatatatatgctgcTTTGATTGAAGATATGCATCCCCAATGTGGTGTAAATTCAGCAAAAAGCCGAAGATGTGCTATATCGTTTCGTGATTATGtattaaaagatatatttaaagtAGGTATAGAAACATTAGAAGAATTTGTAAAAGGAAGTATAAGAATAGAATTAAGAGTAGAAGAAAATCGATTACTTATGAAAGTACttgaattaatttataatagttTATCATTTGATTTTATGGGCACAATGATAAATGATGAAAGTTCCGATGAAAACATATCTCTTATGATACCTCAATCTTGGGacatatttaatgaaaaaaatattcccaaattattttttgatatgtATGAAATATGTATGTCTGAAGTAGATGATATAAGAAATTGCTGTGGTAAATATTGTATTAgatcattaatattattaggAAGTTTAcgaaaaacatttttttcaaatgaaaaacaaaaggTACGTTATATGAATGAATTTTTAGGGggtattaataaaataattgaaaaaaaaataggtTTACATGATGAAGATTGTTTCCATGAATTATGTAGATTGATTGGTAAAATAGATACAAGTATAAGATTACAAGAATTAAGTACATATTCTAATTTTCTTTCATGgtgtaataatatatatttatttacaatggatggaatgaaaaattggaagtatttatgtaatagtaaacattatttattaggTATTTGGAGTAATATGCTAAATATTATACCACCAAAAGTaattaaagaaattaaTAGTAAAACTGATGAAAAggaattattaaatgatgttatgaataataaaaacttttttataaaaaaaaataataatagtatatCTAACAGTTTTAATACTAACAATGACattgataataaatatttaattatttgtgattatatatataacattacAATTGTGTTTATAAATTCAAGATTAGAACTagctaaatatatttgtgaaACAGGTGATAGTTGCGAAATGGAAAACCCATTATACAATGATGTATTAAGAAGTGAACAACTTGAATTAATATCTAATTTATGTAAATtacaatataattttatagggggtaaaatattatctatattttatgaattaaaaaataatcatgaaaataatcttataaataaatcagTTTTTATAGAACAAACAACATGGTtagtatttattatttcttctaTAATTTCTACAAGTGCTATATCAAATATGAAATTTGCAAATTCagataattttaaaattaactCAGAACTATgttttttagttttttcattaatggaacaaacaaataaatctTCAGAAGTTTTTGAATATCTTGAATTTGCATATCTAAATTGTttagaattatttaaaaaagtatatatcaatggaaaaaaaaataataattttttgaaagaAATGAGATCAATTGCTTCGAGAATAGTATCAGCATcaggaaataataatgccATTACAAATtcatcaaataataatgttaatGCCAGTGGAAACAATTTCTCTGGATCATCCCTTATTGCAAGcaaaaatgatgaagaaaataatgaccCTTTAATAGACTTAATTATTAgcaaaatattattcaatttaaataatcgTCTTGATTAtgatcaaataataaaaagaagcTTAGACTTATTTCATGATTTAGTATCTGGTATGAATATAGTATGTTTAGAAGACAAAACCCCTAAGTTAATTGTCTTTGCtagattattattaaaaaatgaaaagattttaaaattattacatagTAGAGATACCAAATTTTTAGAAGTctcaaaatattataaatatagaacaaattactatttaatattaaccaaattattatttatggaACAAAATACTAATTCATTATCTTttgaagaatatatatcaccaataaataatttactcgaatgtataaaaagagaaataaatataaatggaaaagatattatattaaaaaataatgcaattaaattatcatttatcGGTGCATTAAGAGATTTAAGAGGAATATGCATGGCATGTAATAATGTCgaaacatataatatgttttttaacttttttattaacagtCATCCATTagaagataataaaatgaatatattaacatcATTAGTTGAAGTAATATGGGATACATATGAAATTTGTGTTCCATTCCTTAAATTTATGTGcgaatttgtatataataaatcacAAAGAATTACATTCCCTAAATCATCACCTAAtggaatattattatttaaagtcgtttcaaatatacttattattatatcaaataatttattacaaaaagataaattctgtgatatatacaaagaaaaatataaaataatatcacTTTTGTTAAACATGTTTAATAATTGTTTAAATGGagattttgttaattttgctatatttgatttataCAACGACGATATATTAAACAATTCATTAAATCTAGCTTTAAACATGTGTTTAGTTATACCAACAAatgatttattatcatatatcAAGCACCTTAAACcctatttttcatttcttgACCTagttacaaaaaattttttccaAAGAATATTAAATCTCGAATTTCGACTTATAGCTGATATTATCCATAATGTAAAGGAAGGCTTATGCTCTTTTGACTATACCGTCTCTATGACATGTTGTTCCATTCTAGACAACATTGTTacgtatatatttacaaaccGAAAGAGTTCAAGTGAACAAGGACAG ATAATTAAAAACTTTTTGGAAAACCAACCCCAAGCTCTTAAGGAAGTCCTAAATCTAATGTTTCACTTGATATTAGGAG GCAATTTTGGTAGCACATGGAGTATGTCTCAGCCACTCTTGGGTCTAATATTACTTGATGCTCAAGGCTATTTTAAGATACAAGAACAGCTTATATCTCAACAAAGCgaagaaaaaaagcaaaa ATTGAGACACAGCTTTTGCAAATTAATGGATCACATTGACTCAAACTTAGCCTCTAACAATAGG GAGAATTTCACCCGAAATCTTTATACATTTGCTCAAGaaataagaaatattttaatttaa